The Acidobacteriota bacterium nucleotide sequence GGATACCGGATCGTGCTTCGTCAAGATTCACGACCCATTTTCCGTCGGTCCAGGAGGTATGAAGTGCGAGATAGGCTGAAAATTCATCTCTGGGAGCGGTGAACCCGCATTCAGTACAGCGGTGGGTTCGCTCCGAGAGGGACTTTTTCTTTCGATTCCCGCACAGGCAGGTTTGAGAAAGGGCGGTTTGGAAGGTGTTGATCTTCACGCTGCCACCCCCGAGCGCTTCGGCTTTGCGGGTTAAAATGCCTTCCAGGGCTGATGGCGCGTGATGCTGGATTGATCGTCCAAACTGCTTTTGCCAGCCGCGATAGCTGACTTTTTCCGTGTGAATTTGATTGCCAAACCGGACGATCCGGTTCGCCAACCGTCCGTGGAGACTCTTTCGATGAGCGGCTTTACGGCGTTCCAGATCCTTGAGTTGCTGTCTGGTCTGTCGGTAGCGGGAGGACTGGTGCCACCGCTTCCGGCCCTTTTTGACCGTTCCCTTTGACTGGTAGTTGTGTGGATTGGTCGCCCTCCGGCTGCGGCCCAATCGTCGCTGGAGTCTCCGGATTTCAGCCTCTCGGCGGTCAAGTTCCCCGCCGAGCGATTCCTGAAAACTTTCGGTGGCGGTCGAAACCGCCATCAGCGAGGGGCCGAAATCGAGTCCCACCCGCTCTCCATTCTGAGTCGTGTGTTTCTCGGGATCACGGTGGGTTTTCCCTTCCAGAATCAGTTGCACATACCATCGTGACCGGCCATTGATCACTCGCTTGACGATCCGGGTGTATTTGACCCGATGTTTGAGCGCGTGGACGTGATACGGATTTGTCTCATCCGCCTTGAATTCAAAGGTCAACTTTCCAACACACACCGTCCCGGTCCCGATCACCACCCGGATTCCAGTGTCGTTGGCGTTGGTCTCGAACGAATGGAATTCATCCCGTCGCTTGAACCGCACCCGGTTGGCCTTCCCGAACATCACTTTCTCAATCGCTCGCCACGCCCGTTTCGCCACCTGCTGCACAATCCGCGAATTCGTCAATTCCTTGAGATGTCCCTGGCTCAATCGTTGCGCTATCTTTTGCGCCTCTCCAACCGAAAGTCCATATTTCCTCCGCACTTCGGCAAACGCGACTTTGCGTTCCGGCGACCCTTTCGGCAGTTTCCGCGCCGCTTCCCATTCCGCCGATTTCCGCGCCCGCTTCAACCGCCGGTGCAGTTCGCCCAAGATCGCATTATAGACTTGTCGATAGGCATTCAGCCTCTTCTCCAACGCCGTGCACCCCGCCGAATTCGATTCCAATTCAAACTCAGCCACAAACGATGGTGTTGGGGGTTGCCGGAGTTTATCTGCTTTTTTTATCATAGTTTAACTCTATCGCAAAGCTACCGTTTTCGGCAAGATTTATTACTATGTTCAGGGTCGTTCAGGCTGGTTTTTCAGCGGTTGCGATTTATCCCCGCCTTACCGCTTCGCGGTTGGAGACAGGGCTTTCTCGCATTTTTTCTGGTAAATCATTGAACGATTCTTCGAGGTTCGGAGGGGGTCGCCAGCCAGCAGGCTGAACTTGAACAGCAGGCACCCACACTCTGCAGCAAGGCTACAAAAACTTCAAGCCATCCAGCAGTCACCTTCATTCGAGGTTGGCCAATTTGTCCCACGGCTGTCCAGTTCATCCCCTTGAAGCAGCGATTCCTCCCTTTTCCATTTGTTGTCTCCTGAAATTGGACTACGTTTGTAAGCGAGGCCCGTCACTTCAATCAGAGTGACGGCTGCCAGGGTGGCGCCTGGATTTTCACCGTTTCATCAGAAGTACAGGATTGCCACCAGTGATTCAGTTTGGATTGAAACTGATTTTCTCATCGGGTAGGAATCAGGCCCGGTGTGGAGGACAAGGTTGACCTCAGTTCCTGAAACCCGGCCTTTCGTTCAAATCGGATCACTCCAAATCAATGACCTCCAGAGATGCTCTTACCCGAGCAACAGGCAGGATTTCTGATGTGGTCAAATGACGATGGCAGTGGGGGGGGTCGTTTTTGGGTAGTTCCATCAATGACAGCTTTGCCTCACAACCATCCAGGTCAGAAGCCATGCCAGAACCTGCCGCTTTTTTTCAACTGACATCATATAAAGCCAGAAACATAAATACGTTTTTCATTAAAAACTTTTTTGCATATGTCACTTATTGCACAATAGCGTTTTCATATTTTTGGATTCAAAGTCAACTGAACGGGGCATACGCACCAGAGAGAAGGAAAATTGAGTCTGTAGAGGACAAGGGGAACAAGGGAAACAAGGGGAACAAGGCATACGCGCCAGGAGAAGGAAGTTTGAGCCTGTGTGAGACAAGGAGACGGGGAGACACGGAGATGGGGAGACACGGAGACAATTCACCAGGTTTGTCAGGTTGAATCAGTTCCGATTGAGAGCCGGGGAAGGCGATCAGTTGTTTTTTCTCCTGGTCTCCCTGTTTCCCCATAAGCGCCAGGATAAGAAACCTTGTGTCTTTTCCGTTGGTATTGAACGATGCTTTTGTCGGGCTTGGGTCTCGTCCTGGCCATGACCGTGGGCTTCGCGCACCACGGCGATTACACGACAACCCTTCGGGCCTAAAACCCCTTAACCTGGCGCGTATGCGCGTATGGGTACCATCCCATACCTGAAGCGAACCCCCGTGTCACTTCAAAAAATCGAAGACCTGCTCCAACCTGGTTCAAATCCATTTATCAGGTGGAGATTCCAAAAAATTAGATCGCCTGCCTGCCCCTCTCTCTGTCCATTTCGTCACCCAGAATCAGCTATTCCTCACTTTTTCATTGTTGTCCTGAGAATTTGGATTAAGTTTCGGTCCAAAGTACAAGCCAATTCAGATACTCAGTTCACTGGCGTCAAGAGATGTACCCATCAAGAGGTGCACATTGGCGTTTCTGGGGGTGTTTTTGTCTCTCAACGGCCCTTTGAGGCTCAATCGGGAACTATCACCCTCAACCAACAAGAAAAACAATGGGAGGACCCAATGAATAACGGGTTAATTCGGTTTTGCGTACTCTCCATTCTGTTGCTCTTCGCGACGGTCGCGGCCTCTGCCCAGGCCACCGATGGTGGCATCAATGGGAAAGTCATTGATGAATCTGGGGCAGTCATCAGCGGCGCGTCGGTGAAGGTCACCAACATGGAAACAGGCTTCAGTTCAAGCGCCACAGCCGATGCTTCCGGTCTGTTTCGAATCAATTACCTTCCGGTTGGAAAGTATTCGATCTCAGCCGAAGCCAGCGGCTTCAAAACAACATCCATTGATAATATTGGGATTGCACTCAATTCCATTATCGATGTCACCATCAAAATGCTGCCCGGTGAAGTCAGTGAAGTCGTCACTGTTTCAGGCGGCGATGTGCTGGTCGAGACCAGCAGCTCGATTCTCGGCAACACGTTTGAAGCCCGTAAGGTGGTTGAACTGCCCAGCTTCAACAATTCGCAACTCGAACTGGCGCTGCTGGCGCCAAATATCACGTCACAGGCTGGCGGCACCGCTGGCGAAGGTGGTTCGGTCGGTGGCAATCGCCCCCGCAACAACAGCTTCACCCTGGATGGCGTGGACAACAACGATACCATTTTGACCGGTCACGTCATTGATGTGATTCCAGAAGCGGTGGCGGAATTCACCTTGCTGACCAATCAGTACACGGCTGAATTCGGGCACTCTTCCGCTGGTCAATTCAACACCGTCACCAAATCCGGCACCAACGAATTTCACGGCGGTGCAAGCTGGTTCAACATCAACAAAAATTACAAGGCGGTTGACCACTTGACCAAGGAGTCAATTGCCCGTGGCGAAGCGCCAGACCGGCGACCGCGATTTGACTTCAACCGGGTGGCGGGGTATCTCGGCGGACCAATCGTCAAAAACAAGCTCTTCTTTTTCGGTGCCTATCAGTATGACACGACTGGCACGGCAGGGAACCCAGCGAGCTTTTTGACCCCAACCGCCGCCGGGTTTGCTCAGCTTGAAAACTTGAACGGGATCAGCCCCGTGACGCTCGGAATTTTCAAGCAGTATACAGTTCCTGCCGCCGCCGCCGAAGACTCAGTTCAGGTTTTGGGCCAGAATATTCCGGTTGGCACGGTCAACTTTCTGAATGCCAGCTTCCTGACCAACAAAATTTTCAATGTGAATGTGGATCAGGCGTTGGGTAACGGCGACCAGATCCGGTATCGCTACAATTATGCCAAATCCATTGCACCCAATAATGGCAACGGCAACCCGGTGTTTAACGGAGACTTTACCCAACTCAACCAGTTGGCTTCGGTTACCTTTATCCACAATTTTTCGCCGACATTGATTAACGAAACGCGAATTTCCTATCGCCGCAAAAACAACTCGTTTGGGATTCCGGAGGAATTTGCCAATTTCCCGAACTTTAGCTTTAACGATACCGGGTATGTCTTTGGGCCCCAGGGTGAATCACCCCAGGGTGAAACCACCAACAGCTACCAGTATGTCAACAACCTGACCTGGCTCAAGGGCAAACACACGCTGAAATTCGGGGTTGAATTCCGCAACGTCATTTCCTCCAACGGCTTCCTGCCACGCGGACGGGGTGAATATGACTACTCAACCCTCGAAGAGTTCCTGCGTGACCTCAAACCGACCGGCTTTAACGGTGGCTTGAAAGGTGTTGGCGCATCAACCTTTGCGGCCAATCGGAAATCCATTTACTGGTTTGCCCAGGATGACGTCAAACTCACCCAAAACCTGACGTTGAATTTGGGTCTGCGCTATGAGTTTTACACCATCTTCCGCGATGAAAAACTCCAGGCGCTCAACGCGATTGCCAATGTGCCAGGTGTCATCGAATTTGGTGTACCAAAGACCGACAAAAATAATTTTGCCCCACGCATCGGCCTGGCCTGGGCACCAGATTTCAAAGAAGGCGTCGGTCACTTCCTGTTTGGCAACAACGGCGAAAGCTCAATCCGCGCCGGATTTGGAACATCCTTTGACGTCGCTTACGGCAACCTTGGGACGCTCCAGTTACCGCCGCAATTCCAGCAGGAACTCAATACTGCCACTGGTGACGGCGGTCCCTTTGGCACCCCTACCAATTTCATCGCCAACGGAGGACTGGGCAATACCCCTGCTCCACCAAATACCCCAGCCGAAGCTCGCGCCGCAACATCCGCCTTTATTCCAGACCGGGTGTTGCCCTACACCATGAGCTGGAGTTTGAGCTATCAGCGTCAGTTGCACCGCGACTGGAGTGTTGAACTCCGATACTTAGGCACGCGTGGTGTGAAACAGATTGCCCAAATTCGGATTAACGGTGGGAATTCGATTTTCCCAATCGCCGGATTCAGCCTGCCAACCTATTTCAATGCGTCACAGGTGCCGGATCAGGGAACACTGGATTCAATGCGAACCCTGGATGAACTGGTGAATATTTCAATCTATGGAAATGGTGTTGGTGGTCTGGGTGTGGCTGATTTTGTCACCCCAACCGTGACCACGTTCCTTCCAGTGGGAAGCTCAACCTATCATTCTGGATCAGTTGATTTGACCAAGCGGTTTTCACATGGCTACACGATGTCAGCCGCTTACACGTTCAGCAAGACGATTGACTTTGGAACGAACGACCTGTTTACGAGCTTCATCAATCCACGCCGGGCCCAAGATGGCTTTAACCTGGGTGATATGCGTGGAACCTCAGCTCTGGATCGGCCACATCGGTTTGTAACCTCAATCATTTGGGAGCTGCCGTGGTTCCGCCAGCATCAGAATCGGCTTGTCCGCACACTGTTGGGCGGTTTCCAGTCCAACCTGATCTACACGGCTGAAAGCGGTCAACCGTTTACGGCGTTGAGCGCCACTGACAGCAACCTCAACGGCGATACCGCCGGTGACCGGGCGTTGTTTAATCCAAATGGTGTTCCAGGAACTGGCAGTGGCGTAACAGCAGTGACCAACTCAAACGGTCAAGTCGTCGGCTATCTCGCCATCAACCCAAATGCCCAGTACATTCGGGCCGGCCAGGGCGTCATTGCCACGGCTGGTGCCAACACACTGCGCTCACCGGGCCTCAACAACTTTGACATTTCCATCTTCAAGGATTTTGAACTCCGCGAAGGAATGAAACTCCAATTCCGAACCGAAATGTTTAACGCGTTTAACCACGAACAACTCACGGTCGGCAACGGGAGCGTGATTGATCCCGGCCAACTCGGAATCGCCAACGCGACCAACCTGGCGTTTGCCAATGTGGCGAGCCCCTCGTTTAACAACCCGCGAGTCTTTGCGGGTCGTCCACGAACCATTCAGTTTGGTCTCAAACTGATTTTCTAATTGAAGACGGGAACGTGACCGGGATGAGCTGGTTATGTCAGATGGGTGTATAGACCAACTCCCTTGGCCACTTCCCTACCCTCACTGGATTGGTATGGGTTTCCTGTAACCCCGATTTCAGGGCAGGTTTCTGGGACTGCTGATCAAAGCTGACTTCAGGGCCTGCCGCATTTTTCATTCAGCCCTGTAAAGCAAAAACATTGATGCGTTTTTCATTAAAAACTTATTTATCTTTTGAACTTCAAACAATGCTGGCCAGCACTACCTGAATTGAATGCTCTCATACCAAAGGAAGCATAGTTGAGAGGGTAAAGCCTCGAAAAAAGGCTTCACACGCTAAAACAAAAAAGTGTTCATCCGGTGAACTTTGGAAGACGCCACGGGATGAACACAAAGGTAACAGTAGACGAATTACCTGGAGGTTTTTATGTATCAAAAATTGTTGGGAAATACCATCACAAAGGTGTTGACCGGAGCGGTGTTCGCCCTGGGTCTGGTATTTCTGCTGTCGAATGCTCCGGTCACACTGGCCCAGGGCACCAATGGTCGCCTGGTGGTCACCGTCAAGGATCAGACGGATGCCGTGATCCCTGGAGCAACGGTCAAGGTCGTCAACCAGGGAACAGCCCAGGAAATAACAGGAACGACCAATGACTCTGGAGTTAGTATTTTCCCACAAATGGCGGTGGGCCTGTATACCGTCCGGATTGAAGCACCAGGCTTTAAGACGGCAGCCCGAGAAGACCTGAAAATTGACGTCGGGCAAGAATACGGGATTGTGGTTCCACTCGAAGTCGGCTCAGAAGCCGATGTGGTGACAGTCGCCGCCGGTGAAGAACTGGTGCAGACCACAACGTCTGAAGTTCGGAACACGGTGACTGAAAAACAAGTTCAAGAGTTGCCGATCAATGGTCGTGACCCGCTGCAGTTGATCCAACTGCAAGCTGGCGTCAACTCAGGCGTGAACAACGCCCGGGCACAGGCCACCACCACCATCAACGGCCAGCGTGCCTCAACCGCTAACCTTACCCAGGATGGGATCAACATCCAGGATAACCTGTTGCGGCGCAACTCGCTGGACTTTTCACCCAACCGTCCGACGGTGGCTCAAATTGCTGAATTTACCGTGACCACCCAAAACGGCGGCGCTGAAGTTTCAGGCGGGGCATCGGCCATTCGTGCGGTATCTCCAACGGGTACCAATGAATATCATGGCTCGTTGTTTGAATATCACCGAAACAGTGCCCTGGGCGCCAATGACTTTTTCAACAACCTGCAAGAAGTTGCCAAACCACAGTTGATCCGCAACCAGTTTGGTGGAACGGTTTCAGGTCCGATTTTAAAAGAAAAACTGTTTTTCTTCGCCTTTTACGAAGGGTTACGTGAACGCATCGGGACGCCATTTACCGGAACGGTTTTGCTTCCCAATGCACGCCAGGGTGTATTTACCTACCGCGATAATTCGGGTCAAACCCGCACGATCAATATCCTGGGTTTGAGAAATCTGGATATTGACCCGGCAATTGCCAGCATCCTGAATGCATCGCCACAAAGCGCCAATGCCACAACCGTTGGCGATGGCCTCAACACCTCGGGTTTTGCCCTCAACCGGTCGTTTAACCAGGACCGCAATGTGGGCGGGTTCCGCCTGGATTATGTGTTAAATAGCAACCATCGGATTGAAGGTGTCTTCAATCGGGCAACCGAACTGGTTGACCGCCCGGATGCTGATGTCTCCTTTGCCGCCAAGCCAGGCGCCAATAACACGCTTAACACCTACTTTGCCGTTGGCGCCTGGAACTGGCAAATCACGCCAAACCTGACCAACGAACTGCGGATTGGTGGCAACCGCCCTGAAGGAAATTTTGGCTCCAATGCCAATCTCAACAGTGTCTTTTTGACATTACCGCTCATTACCAATCCGAATAACCAGTTTACGCCTGAGGGCCGAACCACCTCGACGATTTCCTTTATTGATGGAATGTCCTATACCCGTGGAGATCACTTCTTCCGGTTTGGTGGCCAGCTTAACCGGATCCGGACCAATCCATTTGTATTCAATGTTGGAACACCACCAGCTTTTACAGTGGGATTTGGTGTCGGAGCACCAGATGAAGTCCCACTCACCTCGCGTGATTTCCCAGGTGGAATTGACCCAACTCAGTTGAACACCGCCAACAACCTGCTTGCTCTTTTGAGCGGCGCGCTGGCTGATGGTCAGGTCAACTATGAAGTCACATCCCAAAACTCAGGGTATGTTTCGGGGATCCCCAATCAACGCAACTATGAATACAAAGAGTATTCAGGATACTTCACCGATTCCTGGCGCACACATCCACGCCTGACGGTTAACCTGGGACTGCGTTGGGATTACCGAACACCACTCAAAGAACGTGACAACCTGTTACTCGCGCCAGTGCTCAATGGCCGCAATGTCCGCGAAGCCATCCTGGATCCAAATGGATCCTATGGGTTTGTGGATGGGTTTATTGCCAATCCAGATCGGGCCAATTTTGCACCAAACATCAGCTTTGCCTGGGATATTCCAGGGCTGGGCCGTCAGACGGTTTTGCGCGGTGGATATTCGATTTCCTATGTGAACGATCAGGCAATTGCCGCCCCACGCAACGCGCTGGAGGGCAATGATGGATTGAGCGCCGTGGTCAATCGCAACGACATTTTCGGCTACCTGAGCCGGGATGTGCAGAACTTGCTCCAAACTTCCTTTGCGGCACCTGAATTTGTCGTGCCGCGCTCTTACCTTCAGAACTTCAACCTGGATAACACCGCGGCTGCCTTTGCGGTCAATCCGGATATCAAAACCCCATACTTCCACCAGTGGAACGTCAGCCTCGACCGTGAAATTTCAAACAACATGGTGCTGTCGCTGCGCTATGTCGGCAATAAGAGCACCAATCTGATTCGCGGGATTGACTTGAACCAGGTGGATGTCATCAACAACGGGTTTGCGGCGGACGTACTTCGTGCCCAGAGCAACGGCTTCCTGGCCCTGGCTCAGACTGGACGTTTTGATCCACGCTTTAACCCCAATATTGCGGGCAGTCAGCAACTGCTGGTCTTCCCGAACATCGCGGGCGGCGGATTGCTCACCAACACCGGCACCATCCAACCGCTGATTCAGCGCGGTGAAGCTGGAACACTGGCTCAGGTGTACCATCAATTCGGATTGGCTGGAAACGTCAATTTTGTTCCGAATTCAAACATCTTCGTGGCTGATGTGCTCGAAAATGGCGCCGAATCCAACTACCACGCGCTCCAGGTTGAAATGCGTCGTCGTTTTTCAAATGGCTTGACGTTCCAGGCCAACTACACCTGGAGCAAAAACCTGACCAACAGTTCCGGTACCAATGCTCAAGTCCTGTTTGAGCCGTTGCTGGACAACAACCAGCCAGGGTTGGAATATGCCCGATCCATTCTGGATATTCCACACACCCTGAAAGCCAACGTGATCTATGAATTACCATTCGGCCCTGGAAAACGGTTTAATCCAGGCAATCCGATCCTGCGCAAAGTCGTTGGTGGCTGGCAGGTAACTTCAATTGTCACGGTTCAGTCAGGCAGCCCATTCTCAATCGTGTCAGGACGCGGAACGCTCAATCGTGGTGGTCGCTCGCTAACCACGAACACGGCCAATACGTCATTGACCAACGATCAAATCAAAGACCTGATTGGATTTTTCCCAACTGAAAATGGAATCTACCTGATTAACCCATCCATCCTCGGAACGGATGGTCGCGCCGTTTCCCCAGATGGCCGTGGTCCATTTGCCGGACAGGTCTTCTTCAACCCAGGCGCCGGCCAGGTTGGTTCACTGGCGCGTCAGTCATTTAACAACCCACGCTTCTCAAATTGGGACTTTAGCGTCATCAAGCGCACCCCAATCACTGAAAAGATTGATACCGAATTCCGCGCCGAGTTCTTTAACTTCACCAACTCGCCGATGTTCGGGATCGAAGATCCAAACATCAACAGCGCCGTGTTTGGACAGGCGCGATTCCAGTTGAACAGCCCACGTATTGTTCAGTTGGCGTTCAAGATCGTTTTCTAAGCTTTTGCTTGTTGTTGTGACGGTCTCTTTTACGGCCTGGCCCCCTATGTTCCATCGGGGGGTCAGGCCATTTTTTCGTTTCAAGACCGGTGCCTTTCAGCTATCCTGTGGACATCATCCACACCAGGCTCAGGTGGCCCGACCAAACAAATCGCTCTAACCAATACATCACTCAACCTACAAACCTCTTTCTTTCCAATATCTTATGGCAAAAATACATTTTCTTGGCGCTGCCGGAACAGTTACCGGTTCCAAATTTGTCCTGGAGGTCAATGACAGTCAGGTCATGATTGATTGCGGATTGTTTCAGGGATTAAAGGAACTCCGGTTGCGAAACTGGGACCCATTGCCAATCAATCCAGCCTCGATTAACTGGGTGGTGCTCACACACGGGCATATTGACCATACCGGGTACCTGCCCCGGCTGGTCCGCGATGGGTTTGATGGACCAGTCTATGCGACCCAGGGAACAGAAGAACTGGTTGATTTACTGCTTCCCGATTCAGCCCGGCTCCAGGAAGAAGATGCGGAATATGCCAACAAGAAACACTATTCAAAACACGAACCGGCGCTTCCGTTGTATACCGAGCAAGATGCCCGCATCGCACTGAGAAAAGTGGTTGGGTATCCCTATAACCAGGAGTTTCAACTTGGAAAACATATGACAGGCCGGTTTATCTCGGCGGGGCATATCCTGGGATCAAGTTTTGTTTCGATTGATGTCAAGGAACGCAACTCCAAACCCTTTACAATTCTGTTTTCGGGGGATTTAGGGCGGTATGACGAGCCAATCCTCAATGACCCATCGCCAGTGTATGAAGCTGACTATTTGTTGGTGGAATCAACCTATGGCAACCGTCTGCACGAAGATACTGATCCGAAAAGTGAGCTGGCGGAGATTATCAATACAACGGTTGCCCGGGGTGGGAAGATCATCATCCCGGCCTTTGCGGTCGGACGAACCCAGTTGCTGATCTACTATTTAAGAGAACTGGAAGATGAAAAACGGATTCCAGTCATTCCAGTCATCGTTGACACCCCAATGGGTGCCTCCGCAACCCGGCTGTACCTGAAACACAAAGAAGACCACGACCTGGACATGCTCAGCCTTCAGGAGGAACGCCGAAATCCACTTTCGACCCGGAATTTCAGTCTGGTTCACGGCAAAAACGAATCCAAAGCGCTGAATAATCTGAAAGGCCCGGCGGTCATTATCTCAGCCTCGGGAATGGCCACTGGTGGGCGGGTACTGCACCACCTGGCGCGTGCGTTGCCAGACCCAAACAGCACCGTGGTGTTTGTCGGATACCAGGCAATTGGAACTCGTGGCCGACGACTCCAGGATGGGGAAAAAGAGATCAAGATTCACGGAGAAATTGTTCCGGTCAAAGCTGAAATTTGCAGCATTGGCAGCCTCTCAGCCCATGCCGATTCATCTGAAATCATGCGATGGCTCTCAAATTTCAAACGCCCACCGAAAATGACCTACATTGTCCACGGTGAACCCGAGTCATCCGAAGGGTTACGACGCCTCATCTCGCATGAACTTGGCTGGAAAGTCACGATTCCCCAATATCTGGATGTGATTGATTTATAAGCGAATAGCTCTGGCTGGTGTCTTCGAGTGAAGTGAAAACGAAGGGGGGACGAATGAGGCGTGAACATTGGCCTTTCCGTCACCCTGTCCCCCTTGTCACTGTGTCTACCACCGACCCTGGGCTTCGCACCACGGCTATTACACAACGACCCTCCGGGCCTGAAATGGCGCTTATGCCCTGTCACCTTGTCACCTTGTCACCTTGTCACCCTGTCACCCTGTCACCCTGTCACCCTGTCATCTTTGATTGACCTATCCGACAAAGGACCAGTTTGGGTCTGGGTCATTTGGATCACGAACCATTTTGACGGAATATTGCAAAATATCGCTTCGATACAGCGTGTGGGTATACACCACCGGGCGCTTTTCCGAAGTGTAGACCACCCGCTCGACACACAACAGCGGTGATCCGACCCGAATTTCCAGGAGCGGCGCCGTGTAGGCATCAGCCAAATCAGCCAGGATGGTTTGAGAGAGTTCAGTCAACCGAATATTCAATCGTTTTTCCAGTACCGACAGCAACGAGCCCTGTTGAAAATCACTTTCGTCCAACTTCATTCCAATCGAATCTGGAATCCAGGTTGTCACCAGGGCATAGGGAGTATTTTGGTAAAAGCGGATAGCTTTGAGGTACGTGATATCTTCATCAGGCTCAATATTTAAGACCTCAGCTTCTTTGAGACCGGCCTGGACATGTTGAATCTCCAGCACCTGGAGTTTGGTTTCACCAGCCAGTTTCATCAAATCCTGAAATGAGCCACGCACACTGGCCGTGCTTTTGAGAATATCCCGGTTTTTGACATAGGTTCCAGAACCTTGCCGGCGTTCAATTAACCCATCACGAACCAGCGATGCCAGTGCCTGACGAACGGTAATCCGACTCACCTGATACTGAAGTGAGAGTTCGACTTCAGTTGGAAGGCGCTCCCCCACCGTTATGTCGCCGGACAAGATTTTTTG carries:
- a CDS encoding MBL fold metallo-hydrolase; translated protein: MAKIHFLGAAGTVTGSKFVLEVNDSQVMIDCGLFQGLKELRLRNWDPLPINPASINWVVLTHGHIDHTGYLPRLVRDGFDGPVYATQGTEELVDLLLPDSARLQEEDAEYANKKHYSKHEPALPLYTEQDARIALRKVVGYPYNQEFQLGKHMTGRFISAGHILGSSFVSIDVKERNSKPFTILFSGDLGRYDEPILNDPSPVYEADYLLVESTYGNRLHEDTDPKSELAEIINTTVARGGKIIIPAFAVGRTQLLIYYLRELEDEKRIPVIPVIVDTPMGASATRLYLKHKEDHDLDMLSLQEERRNPLSTRNFSLVHGKNESKALNNLKGPAVIISASGMATGGRVLHHLARALPDPNSTVVFVGYQAIGTRGRRLQDGEKEIKIHGEIVPVKAEICSIGSLSAHADSSEIMRWLSNFKRPPKMTYIVHGEPESSEGLRRLISHELGWKVTIPQYLDVIDL
- a CDS encoding GntR family transcriptional regulator, whose translation is MKKSTKFAKTGVPLYYQLENVLRQKILSGDITVGERLPTEVELSLQYQVSRITVRQALASLVRDGLIERRQGSGTYVKNRDILKSTASVRGSFQDLMKLAGETKLQVLEIQHVQAGLKEAEVLNIEPDEDITYLKAIRFYQNTPYALVTTWIPDSIGMKLDESDFQQGSLLSVLEKRLNIRLTELSQTILADLADAYTAPLLEIRVGSPLLCVERVVYTSEKRPVVYTHTLYRSDILQYSVKMVRDPNDPDPNWSFVG